The genomic stretch CCCGGCGGCGACGGCGAGGTAGGCGCCGTCGAACGACCACGCGCCCTGCTCGACCCATTTTTTCTTCGGATCGGGGGTCCACTCGCGGAGGGGCGACCCCTTCGCCGCGTCCCAGAGGCGGACGACGCCGTCCTGGCCGCCGGTGGCGAGGATCGGGTCGCGCGGGTGCCAGGCGAGCCAGAGGATGCTGTCGCTGTGGGCGGCGGGCTTGTGCCAGCGGGGTTTCCCGGTGACGCCGTCGAGGACGACGAGTTCCCCGCCGAGGGTGGCGGCGGCGACGGTGTGGCCGTGGGGGGCCCAGGCGAGGGCGTGGATGAATTCGCCGCCCTGCCACTTCCAGAAGGGAGGGCGGGCCTTGGCGAGCTTGACGAGGGCGGCGGAGGGTTCCATGGCGCGGGGTCGCGGGGGAATTAGGCGGCGCAGGCGCGGACGCCCGCGTTCAGCGCGGCGCGGTCGAGGTTCTTCCCGATGAAGACGAGGCGGCTGCGCCGCTCCTTGTCGCCCCACGGGCGTCCGGGCCGTCCGTCGAGGAGCATGTGGACGCCCTGGAAGACGAATTCCTTCTCCTGCCCGACGAGGGCGACGATCCCCTTGAAGCGGTACAGATCGGCCCCCTTGTTCTTCAGGAGGTCGCCGATCCATTTCTCGAACGGCTCGAGCTTCAGCTCGCCCGGGAGGTCGATGCCGACGGAGGAGACGCCTTCCTCGTGCTCGTGGCCCATCTCGCCGTGGCCGGTGCCGGGGGCGTGCGTATGGCTGTGTCCGTGCTCGTCGCAATCGGCACCCCCGCCGAAGCCGTGGCCTTCGGAATGGGGGATAACCTTCCCCTTCTTTTCCAGGCGAAAGCCGGTTTCGTCCGGCGTGAATTCGGTGAAGAGGGCGTAGCCGCCCATGTCGGGAATCTTCACGGAGAAGACGACTTCGCCCTCGCCATCGCCTGAAAGATCGAGCCGGAGCGGGACCTCGGCGGGCGTGATCGGGGCCTTGCCGCCGGGGGCGACGTTGCGAGAGGCTTTGCCGAAGATCTCTTCCGCCGTGTGCTCGGCGATGTGGAGGCCCTTGTGGCTGACGTGGGCGTTGGGGAAGAGGGCGACGGTCTGCGCGGCCTTCGTTCCCGCCTTGAAATGGAGCGTGTACTCGCCCGAGTCGAGCCGCCAGAGGCCGCCCCAGGTGAAGGGGGCCTTCTCCTCGGGCAGGAGACGGGGATCGACGTCGAGGGCCTTGTCGAGGTCGAACGCGCCGACGCCGATCACCTTGTCGATGGCGATGTCGGAGTTCTGGGTCCGGTGGATCACGGCGAGGCGGTTGATGAGGCGGATCCGCTTTTCGACCTCGTCGGCCTCGGCGGGGGTGACGAGGTCGATCTTGTTGAGCAGGACGATGTCGGCGAAGGCGATCTGCTTCCGGCATTCCTCGCTCGAGTCGATGTGGAGGAGGAGGTGCTTCGCGTCGACGACGGTGACGACGGCGTCGACCCGGAGCTGGGATTTCATTTCGTCGTCCATGAAGAAGGTCTGGATCACCGGGCCGGGATCGGCGAGGCCGGTCGTCTCGATGAGGACCGAGTCGAACTTCTGCTTCCGCTTCAGGAGGGTGCCGAGGACCCGGATGAGGTCGCCCCGGACGGTGCAGCAGAGGCAGCCGTTGTTCATCTCGAAGACCTCCTCGTCGCTCTGGACGACGAGGTCGTGGTCGATCCCGATCTCGCCGTACTCGTTCTCGATCACGGCGATCTTCTTCCCGTGGTTCTCGGTGAGGATCCGGTTGAGAAGGGTCGTCTTCCCGGAGCCGAGGAATCCGGTGATCAGGGTGACGGGAATGGCGGGAGGGGGGACGGGAGCCTGCGACATAGGGAGAGGAAGATAAGCGCAATCGGTTTGCGCCACAAGCCCGACCGGGTTCCCTGGAGTGAGCGCATCAGAAGTTACTTATTTATTAACCAGTTAGAACCAAAATGAGCGGGGCAAAAACGCTTTGCGTTCAACTGAATGGCATGCATTGTGCTTCGCTTCAAATTGAAACAAACCAGAAACACGATTCATAAACCCCATGAGCTATTCCGCCACCTTGGATGAGCAGAAAACCGGTTCCTCCGGCTCCCGCCAGGAACAGATCGTCGAACTCTCCCGCCGCGTCGCCGACATCGCCGACAAGAAGATCGGCTCGATCAACAAAGTGACGCAGGAAACGAAGATCCTCGCCCTCAACGCCCTCATCGAGGCCGCCCGCGCCGGACAGGCCGGGAAGGGCTTCGCCGTCGTCGCCGACCAGGTGCAGAAGGTCTCCGAGCGGGTCGCGAAGCTCGCCTCGGAACTCTCCATCGAGCTCGCCGGGTCGATCGGGAACATGACGGTCTTCGGCGAGCAGATGATCGAGGCGATCCAGCTCGCGAAGGGCGAGCGGGCCGTCGACCTCGCGCTGAACGCCATCGAGATCATCGACCGCAACCTTTACGAACGCTCCTGCGACGTCCGCTGGTGGGCGACCGACGCCGCCGCCGTCGACGTCCTCCAGGCCGACCACCCGACCGATCCCGAACGCCGCCGCGGCGCGGCCCACAACGAGACCCTCTCCGCCCACGCCACGAAGCGCCTCCGCGTCATCCTGAACAGCTACACGGTCTACATGGACCTCTGGATCGCGAACACCCACGGCGTCGTCATCGCCAACGGGCGGCCGGACCTCTATCCCGGCGTCGTCGGGACGAACGTGGCCCACACCGAATGGTTCCGCGCCGGGATGGCGACGAAATCGGGCGACGACTTCGCCGCCGTCGACATCGCCGCGGAGCCCCTCCTCGGCGGCAAGACGAGCGCCGTCTACTGCACCGCCGTCCGCGAGGGGGGCATCTCCAACGCCAAGGCCATCGGCGTCCTCGGCATCTTCTTCGACTGGGGCCCCCAGGCCGACGCCGTCGTGAAGGGCATCCGCCTCACCGAGGACGAGAAGCCCCGCACCCGCTGCCTCCTCCTCAACGCGAAGGGCCGCGTGATCGCCTCCTCCGACGGCAAGGGCGTCCTCACCGAGACCTTCCCGCTGAAGCCCGACGGCCAGGACAAGGGCTTTTACTCCCTCTCCGACGGGACCCTCGTCGCGTTCTCGAAGACGCCGGGGTATGAGACTTACAAGGGGATGGGGTGGTACGGGGTTGTGGTGCAGCGGTCGGAATAGGGGGGGCGGCCCTTCGGGGCTGGCGGGGTCGACCCTGTACAGCTGGAGGCGATCCGCTTTATAGCCCAAGAGGGGCTTCGCCCCTCCTGGAACCTCCTGTTCTGAGGGCCTGAACTAGGCGGATGCGCTTTGGCGGCGCCTTGTCTCCGAACTGGATTAAAATCGGATGGTTCCCTGAGCGTCCGAGGGTACGGAGTGTGGGGGGAGACGGGGCCAAGACGCCTAGACTCCTATTGGGAGATAGGCCTTTTGGGTCGCGCTTTATCTACGGCTATGGGGCTGCCCCTCCCCTCGGACTTTCCAAAGGGCATGAACAGGCTCTAGCCTTGATGCATGAGTCTGTGGCGTTTCGATCAAGTCCCCAATGCGGCAACCCTCACGACCCGGCAGGTCCTGGAGGAGAAGAAGCCGATCCTCGTCGCCGTCCATTACGCGAGCGACCATAGCTGGGCGTTCCTCTGCGGCACGACGGACGACGAAAAGGATGCCCGCGTGATCCGCCTGGGGGAGGCCCATCTCCTCGACCCGACGATCGCCGGGATCTCGACCCTCCCGCCCGGCCACCGCGCCTACCGCTCCCTCGTCGGGGGGCCGTGGACGAAGGAAAAGATCGAGGACTAAGGGGCCAGGGAGTCGGAAGGACGCCGCTTCGGCTCCTCAAATCCAATACGACCGCAGCGTATCGAGCACCTCGCCCTCCTTCAGCCCGAGGAAGCGGGCCTCGGTTGCGAAGTGTTCGGCCTCGTTGCTGAGGAAGGCGCTGCGGAGCATCGGGGAGGAGGGGGGGACGCCCTTGATCGTCGTCCCCATTCCTTCCTGGATTTCGAGGATCCCCTCGGCCATCAGCGAGGAGATGACCTGGAAGGCGATCTTCGCCGGGATGTGGAGCTCCTCGCTGAGCTGGTGGACGGTGGGGAACGCCTCGCCCGACCGGATCTTCCCGGCCAGCAACGCTTTCTTGATCTCGAGGATGATCTTCTTCCCGAAGACGCCTTTCGACGTCCCTTTCTCGGCAAAGAAGCCGAAACGGATCGCCTCGATCAAATCGGTCGATGATTCGCTCATGGAGCGTGGGGTGGGGCGGTCCCCCCCGGGCCGGCCTCCGGCCTGAGCGTAGCCCTCTCCGGTGCCGAAGGCGAGAAAACGTTCGGGTTTCGGACGATTCGGCGGGATGGGGGGAGGCTTGTCCTTTGGGCGGGACGGGGATAGATTGTCACTCTTTTCATGCACGCGCCCGACCCCCTTCCCGGCCTCACCGACGCCCTCCTCGACTCGTATGCCGAGTGCGGCGGGATCAACCATATCGACGGGATCAACCTCCCGTCGAAGGACGCCGTCGCCGCGCTGACCGAGGAATTCCTCCACCTCCTCTTCCCGGGCTTCTACGCGGGCCGCCCGATCTGCGGGAAGGAGATGCCCGGCCTCGTCCTGGAGACGTTGCAGGAACTCCGCCCGAAGCTGATCGACGAGATCGCCAAGAGCCTCGACTTCGCTCCCGTCCCCGGGCTGGAGCAGTCGGCCCAGGCCGTGGCCGACGAGTTCCTCTCCGCCCTCGTCCCGATCCGCAACATCCTCCAGACCGACGTCGAGGCCGCCCATGCGGGCGATCCGGCGGCGGCGGGGACCGAGGAGGTCATCCTCTCCTATCCCGGCATCGAGGCGATCGCCGTCTACCGGCTCGCCCATTTCCTCTACCGGAAGAAGATCGCCCTCCTCCCCCGGATGATGACGGAATGGGCGCACTCCCGCACCGGGATCGACATCCATCCGGGCGCGACGATCGGCTCCCATTTCTTCATCGATCACGGCACCGGCGTCGTCATCGGGGAGACCTGCACCATCGGCCGGAACGTGAAGATCTACCATGGCGTCACCCTCGGGGCCCGCTCCACCTACGGCGGGCAGAGCCTGCGCGGGCAGAAGCGCCACCCGACGATCGAGGACGACGTCACCCTCTATCCGGGCGCGACGATCCTCGGCGGGACGACGGTGATCGGTGCCCGCGCCGTGATCGGGGGCAACGTCTGGCTGCTGAACTCGGTCCCGCCCGATTGCACTGTCACGATGGAGGAGCAGCAGGTCCAGATCCGCTCCCGCATCAAGAGCGAGACGGCCAACTGGGAAATCTAGCGAAGGGCGCGGTCATGGCCCCCTCTCGCATCTACCTTGATCACAACGCGACGACGTCGCTCGATCCCGCCGTCCGCGCGGCGATGGAGCCGTGGCTTGGCGGCGGGGGGAATCCGTCCGCGATCCACGCGGAGGGCCGCCGCGCCCGTGCCGCCCTCGATACCGCGCGGGATCGCGCCGCCGCCCTGCTGAAGGCGAAGCCGGGGGAGATCGTCTTCACCTCGGGCGGGACCGAGGGGAACAACCTCGCCCTGCGCGGCCTCGCCCGCGCCCGCGTTTCCCAGAGCGGGCGCGGGGCCCCCGTGCCGCGC from Verrucomicrobium sp. GAS474 encodes the following:
- a CDS encoding GTP-binding protein gives rise to the protein MSQAPVPPPAIPVTLITGFLGSGKTTLLNRILTENHGKKIAVIENEYGEIGIDHDLVVQSDEEVFEMNNGCLCCTVRGDLIRVLGTLLKRKQKFDSVLIETTGLADPGPVIQTFFMDDEMKSQLRVDAVVTVVDAKHLLLHIDSSEECRKQIAFADIVLLNKIDLVTPAEADEVEKRIRLINRLAVIHRTQNSDIAIDKVIGVGAFDLDKALDVDPRLLPEEKAPFTWGGLWRLDSGEYTLHFKAGTKAAQTVALFPNAHVSHKGLHIAEHTAEEIFGKASRNVAPGGKAPITPAEVPLRLDLSGDGEGEVVFSVKIPDMGGYALFTEFTPDETGFRLEKKGKVIPHSEGHGFGGGADCDEHGHSHTHAPGTGHGEMGHEHEEGVSSVGIDLPGELKLEPFEKWIGDLLKNKGADLYRFKGIVALVGQEKEFVFQGVHMLLDGRPGRPWGDKERRSRLVFIGKNLDRAALNAGVRACAA
- a CDS encoding methyl-accepting chemotaxis protein, coding for MSYSATLDEQKTGSSGSRQEQIVELSRRVADIADKKIGSINKVTQETKILALNALIEAARAGQAGKGFAVVADQVQKVSERVAKLASELSIELAGSIGNMTVFGEQMIEAIQLAKGERAVDLALNAIEIIDRNLYERSCDVRWWATDAAAVDVLQADHPTDPERRRGAAHNETLSAHATKRLRVILNSYTVYMDLWIANTHGVVIANGRPDLYPGVVGTNVAHTEWFRAGMATKSGDDFAAVDIAAEPLLGGKTSAVYCTAVREGGISNAKAIGVLGIFFDWGPQADAVVKGIRLTEDEKPRTRCLLLNAKGRVIASSDGKGVLTETFPLKPDGQDKGFYSLSDGTLVAFSKTPGYETYKGMGWYGVVVQRSE
- a CDS encoding GntR family transcriptional regulator, producing the protein MSESSTDLIEAIRFGFFAEKGTSKGVFGKKIILEIKKALLAGKIRSGEAFPTVHQLSEELHIPAKIAFQVISSLMAEGILEIQEGMGTTIKGVPPSSPMLRSAFLSNEAEHFATEARFLGLKEGEVLDTLRSYWI
- the epsC gene encoding serine O-acetyltransferase EpsC; the encoded protein is MHAPDPLPGLTDALLDSYAECGGINHIDGINLPSKDAVAALTEEFLHLLFPGFYAGRPICGKEMPGLVLETLQELRPKLIDEIAKSLDFAPVPGLEQSAQAVADEFLSALVPIRNILQTDVEAAHAGDPAAAGTEEVILSYPGIEAIAVYRLAHFLYRKKIALLPRMMTEWAHSRTGIDIHPGATIGSHFFIDHGTGVVIGETCTIGRNVKIYHGVTLGARSTYGGQSLRGQKRHPTIEDDVTLYPGATILGGTTVIGARAVIGGNVWLLNSVPPDCTVTMEEQQVQIRSRIKSETANWEI